The genomic DNA GCTGTTGCTAAGGTCCCCATATCACCATCTTCAAGGGCCGTGCGCGTCTGACGGGTCAAGCGGCCCAAGTCATCGATCCGAGCTTGAATCGTAGCCCCTTCAACCATCAGCAAGTTGCGAACGGTGGCGACTGCAATTTTAGTTTGGCTTTTAATACCGGTATCCGCAATCACCAAATAACCAGCTAGTTTGACGGGAATTGGAAAGTTTTCGCGTCCCTTAACAAACCAAACCGGGCTTTTGGCACTAGCGGTGGCGACATCTAAGCCACTGGGCTGGCCATGGGTGTAGCTTTCAGCGACATTAGCCGTGGCTAATAATTCCTGATGTGAGAGTGGTCGCTCAAAGAAATCATAAAAAGCGCGAGTCACGGCGACGGCTGCTGCCGCTGAAGAGCCCATTCCCCGTTCGGAAGGGATGTCGCTTGTGATATGAATATCGAATCCTTGTTCTGGCGCATCAAAGCGGGCTAAAAGTGTTTTGATGAGGGTTTGGATGCCCCCTAAGTTAGCAGACATCATTTTAAAATCACCATTGAAGTAACGACTCTTAACAGTTTGGGTCTCATCACGGCGGTGAATGATGGCTTGCATCTGAATGGTCGAAATTGGCAGTGCAATGGCAGGTTGTCCATAGACGACACCATGCTCGCCAATTAAAATAATTTTGGCATGACTAGTACCGGTAGCTAGATCTTTCAATCGTGTCGCTGCCTTTCTGTAAGTAGATTAATAATAGCTTCATAATACCTTATTAGCGTTTTTTTTGCTACGTCAACCCCGCTAAAGC from Lactiplantibacillus paraplantarum includes the following:
- the mvk gene encoding mevalonate kinase — its product is MKDLATGTSHAKIILIGEHGVVYGQPAIALPISTIQMQAIIHRRDETQTVKSRYFNGDFKMMSANLGGIQTLIKTLLARFDAPEQGFDIHITSDIPSERGMGSSAAAAVAVTRAFYDFFERPLSHQELLATANVAESYTHGQPSGLDVATASAKSPVWFVKGRENFPIPVKLAGYLVIADTGIKSQTKIAVATVRNLLMVEGATIQARIDDLGRLTRQTRTALEDGDMGTLATALNGAQDDLRSMGVSHPALEQLLAVARQNGALAAKLTGSGQGGCLIALAPEASIANQLSQKLAAAGATATWVEPLLNDD